AGTCCCCCCTAACAAGGAGAGGAGGAATGTGAACATCCAGTTAATCGAATCGGGCGTTAAGCCCAGGAGCGCTGGTGAATACTTCTGTAAACCGGCTACAACACCGTCCACACCACCCAACGTCGAGGAGATGTAGAGCGCGACTATTGGTAGGAATATGGATATCATGGCTAGCTGCATGACATCAACTAGAGCCACCGCATAAAGTCCGCCATATATACTGTAAACCAAGTAAAACACACCAGCAATAATTAGTGAGGAATCGAAATCCAATCCTGTTAATGCCTGCAGGACGTAGGCTCCTCCAAGAGTTGACGACGCCGCACTTAACGTAGTTATGATCAGAATCTGCCAAGCCGTGAACTGCTCGAAGAGATTAACCCCTCCAACACGTGCCTCACTAAACCTGTGCCTGAGATAGTGGGGGAAGGAGATAGTTCCGGGGGGCGCGTCCCTCTTTATGCGAGGCGCAAATATAGCCAGTATGATCAAAGCACCGCCGACCGCTAACGCGTACCACACAGGACCTATCAGACCGTACCTATAGCCGGCTTCACCGCCGGCCAAGACCGTGTAGTGGCTCTCCCAAGCCGCCAGGATGGTTATTGTGAGTAACGCCAATCCCATTCTATGGCCAGCTAGAAAGTAGTCGCCAAGACTCCTGACCCACCTACTACCGACGATCCCTAGGGCAGTCCACATAACAAGCAGTGCGACTAGAATGATTAGAACTAACATCACATTTATCAGGATGGATCACCCTAAGTAGTAATGGATTAACCAAATATTTAAATTTTTTAATGAACCACCCCTGCAAGTCCTTTACACCGGGAACCCCTCAGCGAACCTTAAACACTGGAACAACTGACTACCCTCACGAAGGACTGAATCAATGCTGTAGCCATTAGTAACGCACAACAGTCCGTGCTCACCCTCTCCGAGATATCGGTTCCTAGGGCTCGATGATTACGTTATTTAAAAGAGTGAAACTACATGTTCGTGTGGGAATAGGCGATGGCTAGGGTTGAGATAATAGACACTACTTTGAGGGACGCCTACCAGTCGCTACTAGCCACGAGGCTGAGGACTGAGGACATGTTCCCAATCCTGGAGAAGCTTGATAAGGCTGGTTTCACCAGCCTTGAGGTCTGGGGTGGGGGCTACCTTCGACGTTGCTGTCAGATATCTTAAGGAGGACCCCCTGGGAGAGGCTTAGGAAGGTCCGTGAGGGGGTTAGGAGGGCTAAGCTCCAGATGCTCTTGAGAGGGCAGAACCTAGTTGGCTATAGACACTACCCGGACGACGTGGTTGAGAAGTTCGTCGAGCTGGCCTATAAGAACGGCATAGACATATTCAGGGTCTTCGACGCTCTCAACGACTCCAGAAACCTTGCCGTGAGCATAAAGAAGGCTAAGTCCCTCGGGGCTACAGTTCAAGGTGCCATGTGCTACACGATAAGCCCAATACACACAGTCGACTACTACCTGAGGTATGCTGAGGAGCCGGTCTCGATGGACGTTGACGTGATAACCATAAAGGACATGGCCGGGATACTGGATCCCTACATTGCCCACACGTTGGTCACGGAACTTAAGAAGAGGTTCAAGGTTCCGGTAAACGTGCACACCCACACCACCAGCGGTATGACCGTAGCGACTTACGTCAAGTCCGCGGAGGCCGGCGCCAACTACATAGACACGGCGGTAAGTCCTCTCGCCTTCGGAACGGCGCAGCCGGGAATACAGGCAGTCTACTTCTCACTCAAGGATGATCTCAGACCGGAGGTGGATCTCACTATCATTAACGAGATCTCCGAATACCTGAAGAGAGTGATTAACGAGAAATACGCTAAGCTGATGGCCATCAAGGCCCTAACACCCGACCACAACTTCCTAATACGTCAAGTCCCCGGCGGGATGGTCACGAACTTGATCGCGCAGTTGAAGGAGCTTAAGGCGGAGGGCTGGCTGAAGGAGGTGCTGGAGGAAATACCAAGAGTTAGGGAGGATCTCGGATGGCCTCCCTTATTGACACCACTCTCACAGATCGTAGGGACTCAGGCAGTGCTGAACGTACTGCTGGGCAGGTATAAGGTGGTGGCTAAGGAAGTCACTAACTACGTAGCCGGCTACTACGGAAGACCTCCAGGACGCATAAACCCAGAGGTAAGGGAGAAAGCGCTGAAGAGCGTTGAGGAAGTACTGGCAAGGCCGGCGGACCTGCTTAAGCCAGAGCTCGGCAAATGCTATGAGGAAGTGAAGAGAATGAAGGTATTGATAACCGACGAGAATGTCATGACCTACTGCCTCTTCCCGGACGTGACTAAGGAACTCCTTATCGAGCTCTACGACGACTACAAGGGCCAGGAGATGGAGGTTGAAGCATTAATAGCGTACTCGCAGTAAAACCAATTACGTAAGTCCCCCTATAGCATTGAGAACCGGGAGACGCCTCGTGCAGTTGTTTTGGGTTTCATATCTGTTTGCATTAGTTGTTGTGGATGTAAATGCTTAGGTGCTTTACACATGGTGGCCTCGATGAGGGGTCGCCCTGAACGCCCCCCAAGCCCAATGCAGGGAAAACAAGACAATAAAATCAATCAATGCAAACCCATACAGGAGCCGAACCCCAACCTAACTTTGGCATACACCATACTCAGATTGTTAAGAACTCATTCCCGCAGCGATCAACATACTGCTAGCGAGCATAAATATCTTGAGTATTAAGTAAATTATAATTAAAAGTAATTAATTAAAATTTATTCGGACCTATAGCTATATCTCAATGAGGTGTTATAGTGTTCGAGAAACTATTCGAGCCTTTCTACATTAGAGGTCTTGAAGTACCAAACAGGATAGTAATGCCGCCGATGGTTGTTGGCTACGCTGGCCCACAGGGAGATCACTGAGCAGGCGCTCTCATACTATGAGGCTAGGGCGCGCGGCGGTATTGGACTCATAATAGTTGAGGCCTCATACATCCGTGAGGACGGCAGGCTGGTCTCGGGGGAGATAGGGATATACGACGATGAGCTCGTGCCAGGGTTGGCTAGACTGGCTGACGTCATTAAGATCCACGGCAGCAGATCCGCGATTCAGATAGCTCACGGCGGCGTGCAGACCCACGTAGGTCAACCGCTTGGACCCTCAGCCATCGGCAGGAAGGTGGTTCCGCATGCCAAGACCCCGAGGGAGCTCAGGACGGAGGAGGTGGAGGCGTTGGTCGAGGACTTCGCTAGGGCGGCGCTCAGGGCCCAGCAGGCCGGCTTCGACGTTGCTCAGGTTCACGGAACGCACGGCTACCTAATAACGCAGTTCCTCTCACCGCTCACTAATAAACGCACGGACAGGTATGGTGTTGATAGGGTGTTATTCGCTGTTGAGGTCGTTCAGAGAATTAAGAGCCTGTACGGGAGGAACTACCCGGTGATATTCAGGTTAAACGCCAACGAGTTTATGGAGGGCGGAATCACCACTAACTACGCTAAGGAGGTTGCTAAAAGGCTTGTGGAGGAGGCCGACGTGGACGCCTTCGACGTGACCGGCGGGAACTACGACACGAAGGACATGATCCTCATGCCCTACTACTACACTGGGGAGGGGTTCTTCTTCAATCTGGCTAAGGAGATAAAATCCGCCGTAAACGTGCCAGTCATAAGCGGGGCCTCATAACCGACCCAAGCGTGGCTGAGGAAGCCATAGCTAAGGGTTTGGTTGGCGCGGTGTTCGTTGGAAGGCAACTGATAGCAGATCCTGAGTGGCCTAAGAAGGTCAGGGAGGGCAGGTTGGACAGCATAAGGATCTGCCAAGCATGCAATGAGGGTTGCATAGGCAATAGGGTATTCTACGGTAAATCAACCTGGTGTGCGGTCAACCCGATCTCAGGCTTCGAATACAGGTGGTTGTCCGAAGACCTCTTGCCAGAGCGGCATAAAGGAAGAAAGTAGTTGTTGTGGGCGGCGGCCCAGCAGGGCTTGAAGTCGCGAGGGTGCTTGCCATCAGAGGTCATGAGGTGATTCTAATAGACGAGGGAGAAGCTCTCGGAGGCACCCTCAAAGTATCCTCGATCTCAGACTTCAAGAAGAGGCTTGAGAGGTTGGTTAGGTGGTATGAAGCCCAGCTGAAGCAGCTTGGAGTCAGGCTGATGACCAAGGTTAAAGCAGCCCCGAAAACACTTGAGGAGCTAAGACAGGACGCCGTGGTGATCGCCACGGGCTCCAGACCACTCATCCCAAAGATACCCGGCGTTGAGAGCGCGGTGGTAACCGATGACGTGTTATTGGGAAGAGCGCCTGTAGGGAGGAGAGTGATCGTTGTCGGTAGCGGACTTGTGGGCGTTGAGACAGCACTGCATCTAGCCATGAACGGCAGGGAGGNNNNNNNNNNNNNNNNNNNNNNNNNNNNNNNNNNNNNNNNNNNNNNNNNNNNNNNNNNNNNNNNNNNNNNNNNNNNNNNNNNNNNNNNNNNNNNNNNNNNGAGGCGATGCCCGAAATAGCTAAGGACTAGA
The DNA window shown above is from Thermofilaceae archaeon and carries:
- a CDS encoding NADH:flavin oxidoreductase, which encodes MATLAHREITEQALSYYEARARGGIGLIIVEASYIREDGRLVSGEIGIYDDELVPGLARLADVIKIHGSRSAIQIAHGGVQTHVGQPLGPSAIGRKVVPHAKTPRELRTEEVEALVEDFARAALRAQQAGFDVAQVHGTHGYLITQFLSPLTNKRTDRYGVDRVLFAVEVVQRIKSLYGRNYPVIFRLNANEFMEGGITTNYAKEVAKRLVEEADVDAFDVTGGNYDTKDMILMPYYYTGEGFFFNLAKEIKSAVNVPVISGAS
- a CDS encoding pyruvate carboxylase subunit B, whose protein sequence is MLSDILRRTPWERLRKVREGVRRAKLQMLLRGQNLVGYRHYPDDVVEKFVELAYKNGIDIFRVFDALNDSRNLAVSIKKAKSLGATVQGAMCYTISPIHTVDYYLRYAEEPVSMDVDVITIKDMAGILDPYIAHTLVTELKKRFKVPVNVHTHTTSGMTVATYVKSAEAGANYIDTAVSPLAFGTAQPGIQAVYFSLKDDLRPEVDLTIINEISEYLKRVINEKYAKLMAIKALTPDHNFLIRQVPGGMVTNLIAQLKELKAEGWLKEVLEEIPRVREDLGWPPLLTPLSQIVGTQAVLNVLLGRYKVVAKEVTNYVAGYYGRPPGRINPEVREKALKSVEEVLARPADLLKPELGKCYEEVKRMKVLITDENVMTYCLFPDVTKELLIELYDDYKGQEMEVEALIAYSQ
- a CDS encoding FAD-dependent oxidoreductase, with protein sequence MGGGPAGLEVARVLAIRGHEVILIDEGEALGGTLKVSSISDFKKRLERLVRWYEAQLKQLGVRLMTKVKAAPKTLEELRQDAVVIATGSRPLIPKIPGVESAVVTDDVLLGRAPVGRRVIVVGSGLVGVETALHLAMNGRE
- a CDS encoding sodium:solute symporter family protein translates to MLVLIILVALLVMWTALGIVGSRWVRSLGDYFLAGHRMGLALLTITILAAWESHYTVLAGGEAGYRYGLIGPVWYALAVGGALIILAIFAPRIKRDAPPGTISFPHYLRHRFSEARVGGVNLFEQFTAWQILIITTLSAASSTLGGAYVLQALTGLDFDSSLIIAGVFYLVYSIYGGLYAVALVDVMQLAMISIFLPIVALYISSTLGGVDGVVAGLQKYSPALLGLTPDSINWMFTFLLSLLGGTLASSFLWQMIYASKNPSHAWKSLVLSGVLFMPVALTCGFIGLAGRAAGLNVAPSSASPQVVATLLPASLGLIYLLGFVAAAWSTFAATVNGIAAIVMANVVTPFFMKRAPESRKLLVSRVVALLFGILTIIIAKYAPGILWLLMFSYALRTPPVIPALIGLYTKRLSGWGAFTATLLGFVASATIYLYNSLYGTIAAWVVPLLISLVFVALGGRK